Proteins encoded together in one Kutzneria kofuensis window:
- a CDS encoding alcohol dehydrogenase catalytic domain-containing protein, with the protein MRAFRITEWGKPPQVVDVPVPQPGPGQVLVRVAGCGLCHTDVSLPHMPASVGERLGWRVPFTLGHEVAGRIAVLGDGVTGFAEGDAVALVSPNSCGQCWHCQRGLDSACPNGRAGRGYGRDGGLAEYVLVDGKRFLIPLASLDPVTSGPLTDAGATSYHAVRRALPRIHPGGTVAVIGVGGLGSFAVQFLRLLTAARIVAVDTNPARLPAALSLGAHEAFPSLDGISGADAVLDFVGADDTIAAGLRALRPGGCYGLVGAAGGRLTAPLLGALPKDGEVFTFQGSAITDLHDVISLAATGAIRNEVQRFPFDDIETAYSRLAAGTLDSPRALIVL; encoded by the coding sequence ATGCGCGCATTTCGGATCACCGAGTGGGGCAAGCCGCCGCAGGTGGTGGATGTGCCGGTGCCGCAACCAGGTCCGGGGCAGGTGCTGGTCCGGGTGGCGGGCTGCGGGTTGTGCCACACCGACGTCAGCCTGCCGCACATGCCGGCCTCGGTGGGGGAGCGGCTCGGCTGGCGGGTGCCGTTCACGCTCGGGCACGAGGTCGCCGGCCGGATCGCCGTCCTCGGCGACGGTGTCACCGGCTTCGCCGAGGGCGATGCCGTCGCGCTCGTGTCGCCGAATTCGTGCGGACAGTGCTGGCATTGCCAGCGGGGCCTGGATTCCGCGTGCCCCAACGGCCGGGCCGGCCGCGGCTACGGTCGTGACGGCGGGCTCGCCGAGTACGTTCTCGTTGACGGCAAACGGTTCCTGATCCCCTTGGCATCCCTCGACCCCGTCACCTCCGGGCCCTTGACCGATGCCGGCGCCACCTCCTACCACGCCGTCCGCCGGGCGCTGCCCCGCATTCACCCCGGCGGCACCGTCGCCGTGATCGGCGTCGGCGGTCTCGGCTCCTTCGCCGTGCAGTTCTTACGCCTGCTGACCGCCGCCCGCATCGTGGCCGTCGACACTAACCCCGCCCGCCTCCCCGCCGCCCTCTCCCTCGGCGCGCACGAGGCCTTCCCCTCCCTCGACGGCATCTCCGGCGCCGACGCCGTCCTCGACTTCGTCGGCGCCGACGACACCATCGCCGCCGGTCTGCGCGCCCTCCGCCCCGGCGGCTGCTACGGCCTCGTCGGCGCCGCCGGCGGCCGCCTCACCGCCCCCCTGCTCGGCGCCCTCCCCAAGGACGGCGAGGTCTTCACCTTCCAGGGCTCCGCCATCACCGACCTGCACGACGTCATCTCCCTGGCCGCCACCGGCGCCATCCGCAACGAAGTCCAGCGCTTCCCCTTCGACGACATCGAAACCGCCTACTCCCGCCTCGCCGCCGGCACCCTCGACAGCCCCCGCGCCCTGATCGTCCTCTGA
- a CDS encoding GNAT family N-acetyltransferase: MVDLEIHPVRLGEAPALEARGQAGYVHDRLARQDDGRGVFLAAWRGDLAVGSVYLWLEPAEEAEIREHLPETPLITHLEVFAGSRNQGIGTRLVEAAEQVLRDRHYTTVALAVELSNVDAERLYKRLGYQDWGFGRVDCIQREWLPDDTLLETREECTVLVKLLG; the protein is encoded by the coding sequence ATGGTCGACCTGGAGATACACCCCGTGCGCCTGGGCGAAGCGCCGGCCCTCGAGGCGCGTGGCCAGGCCGGATACGTCCACGACCGGCTGGCCCGCCAGGACGACGGCCGCGGCGTGTTCCTCGCCGCGTGGCGCGGCGATCTCGCCGTGGGCAGCGTCTACCTGTGGCTGGAACCGGCCGAGGAGGCCGAGATCCGTGAGCACCTGCCGGAAACGCCGCTGATCACCCATCTCGAAGTGTTCGCCGGCAGCCGCAACCAGGGCATCGGCACCCGCCTGGTCGAGGCCGCCGAACAGGTGTTGCGGGACCGGCACTACACGACCGTCGCGCTGGCGGTCGAGCTGTCGAACGTGGACGCGGAACGCCTGTACAAGCGGCTCGGCTACCAGGACTGGGGCTTCGGCCGGGTGGACTGCATTCAGCGGGAATGGCTCCCGGACGACACGTTGCTGGAGACGCGCGAGGAATGCACCGTGCTGGTCAAGTTGCTGGGCTGA
- a CDS encoding LacI family DNA-binding transcriptional regulator codes for MARRVGGRATVRDIAADAGVSIATVSRVLNDSGDVAPATRDLVLAAIERLGGLAPVPRARRSRIAEGAVYVHCPYVLSDYFGLIVSSVAETLDLHGRRLVLNAGEAAQQKAVLPGLPLMSGVAGAIMLLPPEPSEQLLALRGAGFPFVVIDPRTTLPRDIAAVSAAHFTGARRLTQHLVELGHRRIGILAGPDNWLAADARRAGHSAALAEVGVLTPPSLIRSGEPTTEEGFRIATELLDLPDRPTALIGFNDKMAVGAMSAAARLGLRVPQDLSIAGFDDIDLARATRPLLTTVRQPLEEMGRMAVTLLMRLLERHQLEALHVELATELIVRASTGPAPTGVNGR; via the coding sequence ATGGCTAGGCGAGTCGGCGGTCGGGCCACCGTGCGGGACATCGCGGCCGACGCCGGGGTGTCGATCGCGACCGTCTCGCGGGTGCTCAACGACAGCGGGGACGTCGCACCCGCCACCCGGGACCTGGTGCTGGCCGCGATCGAGCGGCTGGGCGGTCTGGCGCCGGTGCCGCGTGCCCGCCGCAGCCGGATCGCCGAGGGCGCGGTGTACGTGCACTGCCCGTACGTGCTCTCCGACTACTTCGGCCTGATCGTCTCGTCCGTCGCGGAGACCCTTGACCTGCACGGCCGACGCCTCGTGCTCAACGCCGGCGAGGCCGCCCAGCAGAAGGCCGTGCTGCCCGGACTGCCGCTGATGAGCGGCGTCGCCGGCGCGATCATGTTGCTGCCGCCCGAGCCCAGCGAGCAGCTGCTGGCCCTGCGCGGCGCCGGCTTCCCGTTCGTGGTGATCGATCCGCGCACCACCCTGCCCCGGGACATCGCCGCCGTCTCCGCCGCGCACTTCACCGGCGCCCGCCGGCTCACCCAGCACCTCGTCGAGCTCGGCCACCGCCGTATCGGCATCCTCGCCGGCCCCGACAACTGGCTCGCCGCCGACGCCCGTCGCGCCGGCCACTCCGCCGCGCTCGCCGAAGTCGGCGTGCTCACCCCGCCTTCCCTGATCCGCAGCGGCGAACCCACCACCGAGGAGGGTTTCCGCATCGCCACCGAACTCCTCGACCTCCCCGACCGGCCCACGGCGTTGATCGGCTTCAACGACAAGATGGCCGTCGGCGCCATGTCCGCCGCCGCCCGCCTGGGTCTCCGTGTGCCCCAGGACCTGTCCATAGCCGGCTTCGACGACATCGATCTCGCCCGCGCCACCCGGCCCCTGCTCACCACCGTGCGGCAGCCGTTGGAGGAGATGGGCAGGATGGCCGTCACCCTGCTCATGCGCCTACTGGAACGGCATCAGCTCGAGGCACTGCACGTCGAGCTGGCCACCGAGCTGATAGTGCGCGCCTCCACCGGCCCCGCCCCAACCGGGGTCAACGGTCGATGA
- a CDS encoding substrate-binding domain-containing protein, which produces MRRHRRAPRRGRFVLPVVVAVLAVGAVVTANATNAAHTCGGELPLRVTVTPALQQVVQRAADGFEKDRAAVNGVCVKVEVVPEQAADVVAELPTKPIDPPALWIPDSTLWASTAAQKNAAVPGVTPKVAPHGSLATSPLVVVGGMDAVAKLGWPQSSVSWKRLVDPGVPVDIADPLTNTEGIATLGLAEGMAPAQNGTPPPELIATLLRLRDSTQPNIATCYQLMVKNPATAPLFTATEQSVIAHNGSSSVPAVALYPTEGSVLFDYPVVRVSTAAEPSGTSDAAAAFEHRLRSADTAKSLSDAGFREPGGRAAWPMREGVRMDTPNRLPTPTSDQVTTVLRAWDVIHLDGRTLAVIDTSGSMAEPMPDGQSRVEVARDGALAGMSLMPDTTSVGLWTFSEQWSELVPVGPLGGKTNGGPQRQLLQQAAASLPGRVGGNTALYDTALQAYRALRDGYDATKVNSEVLITDGKNETPGGIDLTALIAALRAEVDPTRPIQIIGIGLGPDADMTVLQQLAAATGGKAYQALSGADFRAVLFDALSRRPCTTSNC; this is translated from the coding sequence ATGCGTCGGCATCGGCGTGCACCGCGGCGCGGGCGCTTTGTGCTGCCGGTGGTCGTCGCGGTGCTGGCGGTCGGCGCGGTGGTGACGGCCAATGCGACCAACGCGGCTCATACCTGCGGCGGGGAGCTGCCGTTGCGGGTGACGGTCACGCCGGCGTTGCAGCAGGTGGTGCAGCGGGCCGCCGACGGGTTCGAGAAGGACCGGGCGGCGGTCAACGGCGTGTGCGTGAAGGTGGAGGTCGTCCCGGAGCAGGCGGCCGACGTCGTGGCCGAGCTGCCGACGAAGCCGATCGACCCGCCGGCGCTGTGGATCCCGGACTCGACGCTGTGGGCGTCGACGGCGGCGCAGAAGAACGCGGCGGTCCCCGGCGTGACGCCGAAGGTCGCCCCGCACGGCTCGCTGGCGACATCGCCGCTGGTGGTGGTCGGCGGCATGGACGCGGTGGCGAAGCTGGGCTGGCCGCAGTCGAGCGTGAGCTGGAAGCGACTGGTGGATCCGGGTGTGCCGGTGGACATCGCCGACCCGCTGACCAACACCGAGGGCATCGCGACGCTCGGCCTCGCCGAGGGAATGGCCCCGGCGCAGAACGGGACGCCGCCGCCGGAGCTGATCGCGACGTTGCTACGGCTGCGCGACTCGACCCAGCCGAACATCGCCACCTGCTACCAGCTGATGGTGAAGAACCCGGCGACCGCGCCGTTGTTCACCGCCACCGAGCAGTCGGTGATCGCGCACAACGGCAGCTCGTCCGTGCCGGCGGTCGCGCTGTATCCGACCGAGGGCTCGGTGCTGTTCGACTACCCGGTGGTGCGGGTTTCCACGGCGGCAGAGCCTTCCGGCACGAGTGACGCCGCGGCCGCGTTCGAGCACCGGCTGAGATCCGCCGACACCGCCAAGTCGTTGAGCGACGCGGGATTCCGCGAACCCGGCGGCCGCGCCGCGTGGCCGATGCGGGAGGGCGTCCGGATGGACACGCCGAACCGGCTCCCGACGCCGACCTCCGACCAGGTGACGACGGTGCTGCGGGCGTGGGACGTGATCCACCTGGACGGCCGCACCCTGGCGGTGATCGACACTTCCGGCTCGATGGCGGAACCCATGCCCGACGGCCAGTCCCGCGTCGAGGTCGCCCGCGACGGGGCGCTGGCCGGCATGTCGCTGATGCCGGACACCACGTCGGTCGGACTGTGGACGTTTTCCGAGCAGTGGAGCGAACTCGTGCCGGTCGGGCCGCTCGGCGGCAAGACCAACGGCGGCCCGCAGCGGCAGCTGCTGCAGCAGGCCGCGGCGTCGCTGCCCGGCCGGGTCGGTGGCAACACCGCCTTGTACGACACGGCATTGCAGGCCTACCGGGCGCTGCGGGACGGCTACGACGCCACCAAGGTCAACTCCGAGGTGCTGATCACCGACGGCAAGAACGAGACGCCCGGCGGCATCGACCTGACCGCCCTGATCGCCGCGCTGCGGGCCGAGGTCGATCCGACCCGGCCGATCCAGATCATCGGCATCGGCCTCGGGCCGGACGCCGACATGACCGTGTTGCAGCAGTTGGCCGCGGCCACCGGCGGCAAGGCCTACCAGGCGTTGAGCGGCGCCGACTTCCGCGCCGTGCTGTTCGACGCCTTGAGCCGCCGGCCGTGCACCACGTCGAACTGCTAG
- a CDS encoding sulfatase-like hydrolase/transferase: MSLLTRLRRQPEQGSDDRTPPSTVRRVLAVTATVLAFLLVLFALVAPDDLSKLTPLAFVRIPVEGLVGIVVLLLLPNRWRRPVAIVAGAALGVLTILKLTNMGFYASLNRPFDPVYDWSFLGPGLEFVQGQVGEFGGWAAAALVIVVAIGLIVFTALSVSRLGGFVANHRTGTVRGVAVLAVVWLVLAPTGAQLAPGQPLAASNAAALAVNDLRQVSADIKDQREFANQVSSDAYVGTAHDKLLSGLRGKNVLLVFVESYGRSAVMNSSFAPGIDAVLDAGTQKLQQAGFAAKTGFLTSSTFGGGSWLAHSTLESGVDVNSQYRYNNLVNGNRFTLARAFKDAGWRTFADDPANTRDWVPETQFYGYDSVYDSRNVGYKGPVFSYATMPDQYTMNFIRQHELAKPGPAFGEIDLVSSHVPWAPLPQLVDWNAMGDGSMFGPQAANGKQVKDVWPDQAKVQQAYGESIQYSLNTLISYLQNFGDDNTVMVFLGDHQPGTLVSGTDADHDVPISIVAKDPSVLNRVAGWGWTDGLKPSPHAPVWPMSSFRDRFLAAFGDQVTK, translated from the coding sequence TTGTCGCTCCTCACGCGCCTTCGCCGGCAGCCTGAACAGGGTTCCGACGACCGCACCCCGCCGTCGACCGTCCGCCGGGTCCTGGCCGTCACGGCCACCGTCCTCGCGTTCCTGCTGGTCCTGTTCGCGCTGGTGGCGCCGGACGACCTGAGCAAGCTGACGCCGCTCGCCTTCGTGCGCATCCCGGTCGAGGGCCTGGTCGGCATCGTCGTGCTCCTGCTGCTGCCGAACCGGTGGCGCAGGCCGGTGGCGATCGTGGCCGGCGCGGCGCTCGGCGTGCTGACCATCCTCAAGCTCACCAACATGGGCTTCTACGCCTCGCTGAACCGCCCCTTCGACCCGGTGTACGACTGGAGTTTCCTCGGCCCCGGCCTGGAGTTCGTGCAGGGTCAGGTGGGCGAGTTCGGCGGCTGGGCGGCCGCGGCCCTGGTGATCGTCGTCGCGATCGGACTGATCGTCTTCACCGCGCTCTCGGTGTCCCGCCTCGGCGGATTCGTCGCCAACCACCGCACCGGCACGGTTCGCGGCGTCGCGGTGCTCGCGGTGGTCTGGCTCGTGCTGGCCCCGACCGGCGCGCAGCTGGCCCCCGGCCAGCCCCTGGCCGCCAGCAACGCGGCCGCGCTCGCCGTCAACGACCTGCGACAGGTCAGCGCGGACATCAAGGACCAGCGGGAGTTCGCGAACCAGGTGTCCTCGGACGCGTACGTCGGCACCGCGCACGACAAGCTGCTCAGCGGCCTGCGCGGCAAGAACGTGCTGCTGGTGTTCGTGGAGAGCTACGGCCGGTCGGCGGTGATGAACTCCAGCTTCGCGCCCGGCATCGACGCCGTGCTCGACGCCGGCACGCAGAAGCTGCAGCAGGCCGGTTTCGCCGCCAAGACCGGATTCCTGACCTCGTCCACGTTCGGCGGCGGCAGCTGGCTCGCGCACTCCACCCTGGAGTCCGGTGTGGACGTCAACAGTCAGTACCGCTACAACAACCTGGTCAACGGCAACCGGTTCACGCTGGCCCGGGCGTTCAAGGACGCCGGCTGGCGCACCTTCGCCGACGACCCGGCCAACACCCGCGACTGGGTGCCGGAGACCCAGTTCTACGGCTACGACAGCGTCTACGACTCGCGCAACGTCGGCTACAAGGGCCCGGTCTTCTCCTACGCCACCATGCCCGACCAGTACACGATGAACTTCATCCGCCAGCACGAGCTCGCCAAGCCCGGCCCGGCGTTCGGCGAGATCGACCTGGTCTCCAGCCACGTCCCGTGGGCGCCGCTGCCGCAGCTGGTCGACTGGAACGCCATGGGCGACGGCTCGATGTTCGGCCCGCAGGCCGCGAACGGCAAGCAGGTCAAGGACGTCTGGCCGGACCAGGCCAAGGTGCAGCAGGCCTACGGCGAGTCCATCCAGTACTCGCTGAACACGCTGATCTCGTACCTGCAGAACTTCGGCGACGACAACACGGTGATGGTGTTCCTCGGCGACCACCAGCCGGGGACCCTGGTCAGCGGCACCGACGCCGACCACGACGTGCCGATCAGCATCGTGGCCAAGGACCCCTCGGTGCTGAACCGGGTCGCCGGCTGGGGCTGGACCGACGGGCTCAAGCCGAGCCCGCACGCCCCGGTGTGGCCGATGAGCTCGTTCCGGGACAGGTTCCTGGCCGCGTTCGGGGACCAGGTGACCAAGTAG
- a CDS encoding L,D-transpeptidase: protein MTGLLVAGCSGGSTGGSAATSTTPPPPPAKVAISPAANGKDVATETPIKVTADGGKVTDVEISGGEHVTGKLSADGKTWTSIGTLNVSQTYTVSATATNSAGKATTLSSTFTTVTPKSIVHTHIFEGENSTYGVGMPIMLTFDKPVQNKAAVEQALQLTTSQPVVGAWAWADDTHLNFRPREFWPANTKVSFDGHLNGVQVSPGVYGAAELTQTFNIGDSLVVVAGTATHRMQVYKNGTLQYDWPISTGKPGHDTPNGTYLTIDKGNPVEMKPSDIAPGAPGYYDLKVPWSVRFTWSGDYLHDAYWSVGQQGSEDVSHGCVNMAPEAAQAYYEEELPGDPVTITGSPLAGTPGDGWTDWFDNWQTLLGKSATHQAVQAGPSGSSLVAPTSVAASTAVAPTGIPVENNAVAS from the coding sequence GTGACGGGACTGCTGGTTGCCGGATGTTCCGGCGGATCCACCGGCGGCTCGGCGGCCACCAGCACCACACCGCCGCCCCCGCCCGCGAAGGTGGCGATCAGCCCCGCCGCCAACGGGAAGGACGTCGCCACCGAGACGCCGATCAAGGTCACCGCCGACGGCGGCAAGGTCACCGACGTGGAGATCAGCGGCGGCGAGCACGTCACCGGCAAGCTCAGCGCCGACGGCAAGACGTGGACCAGCATCGGAACGCTGAACGTGTCGCAGACCTACACCGTGTCCGCGACCGCGACGAACTCCGCCGGCAAGGCCACCACGTTGTCCAGCACGTTCACCACGGTCACGCCGAAGAGCATCGTGCACACGCACATCTTCGAGGGCGAGAACTCCACCTACGGCGTCGGCATGCCGATCATGCTGACGTTCGACAAGCCCGTGCAGAACAAGGCCGCCGTCGAGCAGGCGCTGCAGCTCACCACCTCGCAGCCCGTGGTCGGGGCGTGGGCGTGGGCCGACGACACGCACCTGAACTTCCGGCCGCGCGAGTTCTGGCCGGCCAACACCAAGGTCTCCTTCGACGGGCACCTCAACGGCGTGCAGGTCTCCCCCGGCGTCTACGGGGCCGCCGAGCTCACGCAGACGTTCAACATCGGCGACTCGCTCGTGGTCGTCGCCGGCACCGCCACGCACCGCATGCAGGTGTACAAGAACGGGACGCTGCAGTACGACTGGCCGATCAGCACCGGCAAGCCCGGCCACGACACGCCCAACGGCACCTACCTCACCATCGACAAGGGCAACCCGGTCGAGATGAAGCCGTCCGACATCGCCCCCGGCGCGCCCGGCTACTACGACCTCAAGGTGCCGTGGTCCGTGCGGTTCACCTGGAGCGGCGACTACCTGCACGACGCCTACTGGTCCGTCGGGCAGCAGGGCAGCGAGGACGTCAGCCACGGCTGCGTGAACATGGCTCCCGAGGCCGCTCAGGCCTACTACGAGGAGGAGCTGCCCGGCGATCCGGTGACCATCACCGGCAGCCCGCTTGCCGGCACGCCGGGCGACGGCTGGACCGACTGGTTCGACAACTGGCAGACCCTGCTCGGCAAGAGCGCCACCCACCAGGCCGTGCAGGCCGGCCCGTCCGGCAGTTCCCTCGTCGCGCCCACCTCGGTCGCCGCGTCCACCGCCGTCGCGCCCACCGGCATCCCCGTCGAGAACAACGCGGTCGCGTCGTAG
- a CDS encoding SDR family oxidoreductase, producing the protein MTRRFLITGASRGIGRALAQRVADAGHRPIGLARTAPADFPGEFHEVDVLDRAATADALGKIGDVDGVVNNVGFARMAPLGEIDLDDLAWMYDGNVRVAVQVTQAALPAMKAAGWGRIVNVTSLVTLGTPNRSAYAAAKGAMDALTKVWAGELAGAGITVNSVAPGPTETEMFRRNTPVGSPQEERFFDSLPIGRIGRPEEVAAAISFLLSEDGAYTTGQIIRVDGGGSIAASQRR; encoded by the coding sequence ATGACGAGGCGATTTCTCATCACCGGGGCCAGCCGGGGCATCGGCCGCGCGCTGGCGCAGCGCGTCGCGGACGCCGGCCACCGGCCGATCGGACTGGCCCGGACCGCGCCGGCCGACTTCCCCGGCGAGTTCCACGAGGTCGACGTGCTCGACCGCGCCGCGACCGCCGACGCGCTGGGCAAGATCGGCGACGTCGACGGCGTGGTCAACAACGTCGGCTTCGCCCGGATGGCCCCGCTCGGCGAGATCGACCTCGACGACCTGGCCTGGATGTACGACGGCAACGTCCGCGTCGCGGTGCAGGTGACGCAGGCGGCGCTGCCGGCGATGAAGGCGGCCGGCTGGGGCCGCATCGTCAACGTCACCAGCCTCGTCACCCTCGGCACGCCCAACCGCAGCGCCTACGCCGCCGCCAAGGGCGCGATGGACGCGCTGACCAAGGTCTGGGCGGGCGAGCTGGCCGGCGCCGGCATCACCGTCAACTCGGTGGCGCCGGGCCCGACCGAGACGGAGATGTTCCGCCGCAACACCCCCGTCGGCTCGCCACAGGAGGAGCGGTTCTTCGACAGCCTCCCGATCGGCCGCATCGGCCGGCCGGAGGAGGTGGCGGCGGCGATCTCCTTCCTGCTCTCGGAGGACGGCGCCTACACCACCGGCCAGATCATCCGCGTGGACGGCGGCGGCAGCATCGCCGCCTCGCAGCGCCGATAA
- a CDS encoding glycoside hydrolase family 30 protein: MTSRATVVAAVAATLALGAPLAVTANATPWATVSVWETTADQSRLLTPLPGTAFGRGAASDQTITVDQTRRYQSITGFGASFTDSSAWLIANSPKRDAIMTKLFDPRRGIGLDFLRQPIGASDFSRSLFSYDDGAADPTLSRFSVAHDRDYILPILRQALRLNPQTTVMATPWSAPGWMKTSGSMIGGSVRTDDQTLRAYANYLVKFVQAYRNAGVPVSLLSAQNEPEYSPADYPGATMTAADQARFIGDYLGPALRAAGLRTGILAYDHNWDDTEYPSTVLGDTSAAKYTSGVAWHCYGGNPDAQSTVHDAFPAKDAYFTECSGSQSANRANTFSDSLVWQTEHLIIGGTRNWAKSVVTWNVALDPSGGPTMHCTTCTGAVTVDNTTGSVSYNAEYYVLGQASKFVKPGAVRIDSNTFGAGNVEDVAFRNPDGSTALIVLNADAANARTFTVSEHGRSFTYTLPAKAVATFTWR, translated from the coding sequence ATGACGTCCCGTGCCACCGTCGTGGCGGCCGTCGCCGCGACGCTTGCGCTCGGTGCACCGTTAGCTGTCACCGCCAACGCCACGCCCTGGGCCACGGTGTCGGTGTGGGAGACCACCGCGGACCAGAGCCGGCTGCTGACCCCGTTGCCGGGCACCGCCTTCGGCCGCGGCGCCGCGAGCGACCAGACCATCACCGTCGACCAGACCAGGAGATACCAGTCCATCACCGGGTTCGGCGCGTCGTTCACCGACTCGTCGGCCTGGCTGATCGCGAACTCGCCGAAACGCGACGCGATCATGACCAAGCTGTTCGACCCGCGCCGCGGCATCGGGCTGGACTTCCTGCGCCAGCCGATCGGCGCGTCCGACTTCTCCCGGTCGCTGTTCAGCTACGACGACGGGGCGGCCGACCCGACGCTGTCCCGGTTCTCCGTCGCCCACGACCGCGACTACATCCTGCCGATCCTGCGGCAGGCGCTGCGGCTGAACCCGCAGACCACGGTCATGGCCACGCCGTGGAGCGCGCCGGGCTGGATGAAGACCAGCGGCTCGATGATCGGCGGCTCGGTCAGGACCGACGACCAGACACTTCGGGCATACGCGAACTATCTGGTGAAGTTCGTGCAGGCGTACCGAAACGCCGGCGTGCCGGTGTCGCTGCTGTCCGCGCAGAACGAGCCCGAGTACTCCCCCGCGGACTATCCCGGCGCCACCATGACCGCCGCCGACCAGGCCAGGTTCATCGGCGACTACCTCGGCCCCGCGCTGCGCGCCGCCGGGCTGCGCACCGGAATCCTTGCCTACGACCACAACTGGGACGACACCGAGTACCCGTCCACGGTGCTCGGCGACACCAGCGCCGCGAAGTACACGAGCGGCGTGGCCTGGCACTGCTACGGCGGCAATCCCGACGCACAGTCCACGGTGCACGATGCCTTCCCGGCCAAGGACGCCTACTTCACCGAGTGCTCCGGCTCGCAGTCGGCCAACCGTGCCAACACGTTCTCCGACTCACTGGTCTGGCAGACCGAGCACCTGATCATCGGCGGCACCCGCAACTGGGCCAAGTCGGTGGTGACGTGGAACGTCGCGCTCGACCCCAGCGGCGGCCCGACCATGCACTGCACCACCTGCACCGGCGCGGTCACGGTGGACAACACCACCGGTTCCGTGTCGTACAACGCCGAGTACTACGTGCTCGGCCAGGCCAGCAAGTTCGTCAAGCCGGGGGCCGTGCGGATCGACTCGAACACGTTCGGCGCCGGCAACGTCGAGGATGTGGCGTTCCGCAATCCGGACGGCTCCACCGCGTTGATCGTGCTCAACGCCGACGCCGCCAACGCGCGCACCTTCACCGTGTCCGAGCACGGCCGGTCGTTCACCTACACGTTGCCCGCGAAGGCAGTCGCCACCTTCACCTGGCGGTGA
- a CDS encoding XRE family transcriptional regulator — MHPTSPALAARLRALREETWPGRVVTQAQLADAFGAERSTSVPLISSWESLANPRKPPAVRLEQYARFFATERSVHGSHHRLLPVDDLTPAERAGYEDLLAELTELRSEQPARRGVHATAAPHGLWHFPDGYDIIIVCARLPRDLVHSMGSYTDPNDPDYVELYTYADPDALIELFGHVRALNPTSEVRFKTVDQLDRDDYTKHLVLLGGVDWNRLTRELLERVDVPVEQITRPSTAEPSGFEVTDHGTRMYSPIVRSGRLLEDVAHFYRGENPFNVARTVTICNGMYGRGTYGAVRALTDVKFRERNDDYARDQLDRHDSYSLLMRVQVVDGEVLTPDWTVAETRLHEWPEATS; from the coding sequence GTGCACCCGACCTCTCCCGCTCTGGCCGCACGTCTGAGGGCGTTGCGGGAAGAAACATGGCCGGGGCGAGTCGTCACGCAGGCCCAGCTGGCGGACGCGTTCGGCGCCGAGCGGTCGACCAGCGTGCCGTTGATCTCCTCCTGGGAGAGCCTCGCCAATCCCAGGAAGCCGCCGGCGGTCCGTCTCGAGCAGTACGCCCGGTTCTTCGCCACCGAGCGATCCGTCCACGGCAGCCACCACCGCCTGCTCCCGGTGGACGACCTCACGCCGGCGGAACGCGCGGGGTACGAGGACCTGCTCGCCGAGCTGACCGAGCTCCGGTCGGAGCAGCCCGCCCGGCGCGGCGTCCATGCCACCGCCGCCCCGCATGGCCTCTGGCACTTCCCCGACGGCTACGACATCATCATCGTCTGTGCCCGGCTACCCCGGGATCTCGTGCACTCGATGGGGTCCTACACGGACCCGAACGACCCCGACTACGTCGAGCTGTACACGTACGCGGACCCCGACGCGCTGATCGAGCTGTTCGGCCACGTCCGCGCGCTGAACCCGACCAGCGAGGTTCGGTTCAAGACGGTCGACCAGCTCGACCGGGACGACTACACCAAGCACCTGGTGCTGCTGGGCGGCGTCGACTGGAACCGACTGACCAGAGAGCTGCTGGAGCGCGTAGATGTCCCGGTGGAGCAGATAACCCGGCCCAGCACGGCGGAGCCCAGCGGCTTCGAGGTGACCGACCACGGCACGCGCATGTACTCGCCGATCGTGCGGTCCGGCCGGCTCCTCGAGGACGTGGCGCACTTCTACCGCGGCGAGAACCCGTTCAACGTGGCGCGCACCGTCACCATCTGCAACGGGATGTACGGCCGTGGCACCTACGGGGCGGTGCGTGCCCTGACCGACGTCAAATTTCGCGAGCGAAACGACGACTACGCGCGTGACCAGCTCGACCGGCACGACTCGTACAGCCTGCTGATGCGGGTGCAGGTCGTGGACGGAGAGGTTCTGACCCCGGACTGGACCGTCGCCGAGACTCGCCTCCACGAATGGCCGGAGGCCACCAGTTGA